Proteins from one Acidobacteriota bacterium genomic window:
- a CDS encoding tetratricopeptide repeat protein produces the protein MTVALPRDATPRQMIDAINEELFAKAAFHGTMSLADPNSLSIPQLLKDKRGTCVTLVILYLAIAERLGLEVHAAATPVHLFVRYEGPEGIINIETLEQGRTVEDAEYRRRHKIADSSIDRGLFMRPLPRRAVIAHFLSNRGAIASREGRREDALEDFDAALELYPDLEAAYYNRGLEHLKAGDLEEAKADLTKAIELHPLDAQAFNNRGLSNLKLGNPEAARRDFEEAMRIDPGQKEARENLKLLGAGH, from the coding sequence GTGACAGTCGCGCTCCCGCGCGACGCGACGCCGCGCCAGATGATCGACGCCATCAATGAAGAGCTCTTCGCGAAGGCAGCCTTCCACGGCACGATGTCCCTCGCGGACCCCAACAGCCTCTCCATCCCCCAGCTTCTCAAGGACAAACGAGGCACCTGCGTCACCCTCGTCATCCTCTACCTGGCCATCGCAGAACGCCTCGGCCTCGAGGTCCACGCCGCCGCGACGCCGGTCCACCTCTTCGTCAGGTACGAGGGGCCCGAGGGGATCATCAACATCGAGACGCTGGAGCAAGGACGAACCGTCGAGGACGCCGAGTACCGCCGGCGCCACAAGATCGCGGACTCCTCGATCGACCGCGGCCTCTTCATGCGCCCGCTCCCGAGGCGCGCCGTCATCGCCCACTTCCTCAGCAACCGAGGCGCCATCGCCTCACGCGAGGGACGCAGAGAGGACGCCCTCGAGGATTTCGACGCCGCGCTGGAACTCTACCCCGATCTCGAGGCCGCCTACTACAACCGAGGCCTCGAGCACCTGAAAGCCGGCGACCTCGAGGAGGCGAAGGCCGACCTCACCAAGGCCATCGAGCTCCACCCCCTCGACGCCCAGGCGTTCAACAACCGGGGACTCTCGAACCTCAAGCTCGGAAATCCGGAGGCCGCGCGCAGGGACTTCGAGGAGGCCATGCGCATCGATCCGGGCCAGAAAGAGGCGCGGGAAAACTTGAAGTTGCTCGGCGCCGGCCATTGA
- a CDS encoding tetratricopeptide repeat protein has translation MARRAHQSVGNSGSGSVAIALFAAVFTASLAAAAADAPSRILVAPLPEGSPAGADAVGLMVSSLPTWIAEAISAEGRETASLAHDLSPDTTESLGLGGGPIPPLAAAAKLAGADDAKALIGDGSVRILVFPSVASSAGKTTLSLRWIDLVAGKDGTVSATAANAAGLVDAVVKAVSSARDGWRRAFALPAAGAAAKADRIASAPLGACASKLPEANAAWARAETAWNHGDVPAAESALTAALASDSAFDLARVDLAWIRFAQGRATEAAALASTAARGRRLTLTARARAEIIAAAAAGQPAELDALAPRLKRDLPGAPWESLATALSLNLQGEHYRAVAPLDIVRIHRPNDPAILHEAGMAALGLGDAAEAQELLRRVVAAWPAHDRAQMDLAEAFVRARDLDGAAKSLEAWAQGYHPGDAPVWGGAYTFDDPPPIVRSQVVSLLKGAVSKAIESLDKKESLYDAASAPAPVRVIVLQTLYDLQSELAFGGELQKQKWLDAARESFNKLRDVMPAGDRKARPWILFRMEALLRVREGRFPEARALREKIAAASAMPGYDAAALDDVDAAIALKDADTDKVFEVLNRAVESRGSVADLYALGQAYGVTSQWKKTREIVTKIEGRIETWSEARRPDALLWNTRTALLVPFIYSLGGEVGVWLDDVESSRKRFGIFLGYFKTPDEPFRAFADEASGRGATAAW, from the coding sequence ATGGCGCGGCGGGCTCACCAATCGGTCGGAAATTCCGGATCCGGCAGTGTCGCGATCGCGCTCTTCGCGGCGGTCTTCACGGCGTCTCTGGCCGCGGCGGCGGCGGACGCCCCCTCGCGCATCCTCGTCGCCCCCCTGCCCGAAGGCTCTCCGGCGGGGGCCGACGCGGTCGGGCTGATGGTCTCGTCGCTCCCGACGTGGATCGCCGAGGCGATCTCCGCCGAGGGGCGCGAGACCGCCTCGCTCGCCCACGATCTCTCCCCCGACACGACCGAATCGCTGGGGCTCGGGGGCGGACCGATCCCCCCTCTGGCCGCCGCCGCGAAGCTCGCCGGCGCGGATGACGCGAAGGCGCTCATCGGGGACGGCTCGGTCCGGATTCTCGTTTTCCCGTCGGTCGCGTCGTCGGCCGGGAAGACGACGCTCTCCCTCAGGTGGATCGATCTCGTCGCGGGAAAGGATGGGACGGTGTCGGCCACCGCGGCGAACGCGGCGGGCCTCGTCGACGCCGTCGTGAAGGCGGTCTCGTCGGCGCGCGACGGGTGGCGCCGGGCCTTCGCGCTCCCGGCGGCCGGCGCCGCGGCGAAGGCGGACAGGATCGCCTCGGCACCGCTCGGCGCGTGCGCGTCGAAGCTCCCCGAGGCGAACGCCGCCTGGGCGCGCGCGGAGACCGCGTGGAACCACGGCGACGTCCCGGCGGCCGAGTCGGCGCTCACCGCGGCGCTCGCCTCGGATTCGGCGTTCGACCTGGCGCGGGTCGACCTCGCGTGGATCCGCTTCGCGCAGGGGCGCGCGACCGAGGCGGCGGCGCTCGCATCGACGGCGGCCAGGGGGAGGAGGCTCACGCTCACGGCGCGCGCGCGCGCCGAGATCATCGCCGCGGCGGCCGCGGGGCAGCCCGCGGAGCTCGACGCCCTCGCCCCCCGGCTGAAACGGGATCTGCCGGGAGCTCCGTGGGAGAGCCTGGCCACGGCGCTGTCCCTGAACCTCCAGGGGGAGCACTACCGCGCGGTCGCGCCGCTCGACATCGTGCGGATCCATCGGCCGAACGACCCCGCGATTCTCCACGAGGCGGGGATGGCGGCCCTCGGTCTCGGCGACGCCGCCGAGGCGCAGGAACTCCTGAGGAGGGTGGTCGCCGCGTGGCCCGCGCACGATCGCGCCCAGATGGATCTCGCCGAGGCCTTCGTGCGCGCCCGAGATCTCGACGGCGCGGCGAAGTCCCTGGAGGCGTGGGCGCAGGGATACCACCCGGGCGACGCCCCCGTGTGGGGAGGCGCCTACACCTTCGACGATCCCCCGCCCATCGTGAGGTCGCAGGTCGTCTCCCTCCTCAAGGGGGCCGTCTCGAAGGCCATCGAGTCCCTCGACAAGAAGGAGTCGCTGTACGACGCGGCCTCGGCGCCGGCGCCGGTCCGGGTCATCGTGCTCCAGACGCTGTACGATCTGCAGTCCGAGCTCGCCTTCGGCGGCGAGCTCCAGAAGCAGAAGTGGCTCGACGCCGCGCGCGAATCGTTCAACAAACTGCGGGACGTGATGCCCGCCGGGGATCGGAAGGCGCGGCCGTGGATTCTTTTCCGAATGGAGGCGCTGCTGCGCGTCCGCGAGGGGCGCTTCCCTGAGGCGCGGGCGCTGCGCGAGAAGATCGCCGCGGCGTCGGCCATGCCCGGATACGACGCGGCGGCTCTCGACGACGTCGACGCGGCCATCGCGCTCAAGGACGCCGACACCGACAAGGTCTTCGAGGTCCTGAACCGGGCGGTGGAGTCGCGCGGGAGCGTCGCCGACCTGTACGCCCTCGGGCAGGCCTACGGCGTGACGTCGCAGTGGAAGAAGACCCGGGAGATCGTCACGAAGATCGAGGGACGCATCGAGACGTGGAGCGAGGCGAGGCGGCCCGACGCGCTCCTGTGGAACACGCGAACGGCTCTCCTCGTCCCCTTCATCTACTCGCTCGGCGGCGAGGTGGGCGTCTGGCTCGACGACGTCGAGAGCTCGCGGAAGCGGTTCGGGATCTTCCTCGGCTACTTCAAGACGCCCGATGAGCCGTTCCGCGCCTTCGCCGACGAGGCGTCGGGGCGGGGGGCGACCGCGGCCTGGTGA
- a CDS encoding class I SAM-dependent methyltransferase, which yields MLDIGCGPGRLAIGLMRRGLELKAYRGLDVNLRSIRWCQRYITRVRPEFRFVKVDVLNSRYNPNGRALDSGISLPFPDGEFDIIYLYSVFSHMTEPEVRIYLGEMRRLLTPTGRIFLTGFVEEGVPQVVVNPDNYRQQWKGPLHCVRYERGFFEALLRQFGFILDHFEHGTETNGQSGMYVSKEA from the coding sequence GTGCTCGACATCGGGTGCGGTCCCGGCCGGCTCGCCATCGGACTCATGAGGCGAGGACTGGAACTGAAAGCCTACCGCGGACTCGACGTCAATCTCAGGTCGATCCGATGGTGCCAACGCTACATCACCAGAGTCCGCCCCGAGTTCCGCTTCGTCAAGGTCGACGTGCTGAACAGCAGGTACAATCCGAACGGTCGGGCCCTCGACTCCGGAATCTCCCTCCCGTTTCCCGACGGCGAGTTCGACATCATCTACCTCTACTCCGTTTTTTCGCACATGACGGAACCCGAGGTTCGCATCTACCTGGGGGAGATGCGCCGGCTGCTCACCCCGACGGGCAGGATATTCCTGACCGGCTTCGTCGAAGAGGGAGTCCCGCAGGTCGTCGTCAACCCGGACAACTACAGACAGCAGTGGAAAGGGCCGCTTCACTGCGTCCGGTACGAGCGAGGCTTCTTCGAGGCGTTGCTGAGACAGTTCGGGTTCATTCTCGATCATTTCGAGCACGGTACGGAGACGAATGGCCAGAGCGGGATGTACGTGTCGAAGGAGGCGTGA
- a CDS encoding DUF2247 family protein, whose amino-acid sequence MIEKRQMTQIPLLFLKNQFPMRASELAFGLSHGWINAHDVVDALAWWWGKGSRLDDREVEIASLLPDEMWKTEHLLPSAAAAQAVSEEAVRALWTYLLLAWLLESQILLEDPLAEVERVYCDLGHPAEMQELIRYMPAVGERPVGEQGLLERWRRYVERRRSELARDRAAL is encoded by the coding sequence ATGATCGAGAAACGTCAGATGACACAGATTCCCTTGCTCTTCCTAAAGAATCAATTCCCTATGCGAGCCTCAGAGTTGGCGTTTGGCCTTTCTCATGGATGGATCAACGCCCACGACGTTGTCGATGCGCTCGCGTGGTGGTGGGGAAAGGGCTCTCGACTCGATGATCGAGAGGTCGAGATTGCGAGTCTGCTTCCCGACGAGATGTGGAAGACAGAGCACCTGTTGCCAAGTGCGGCAGCGGCGCAGGCCGTCTCGGAGGAGGCAGTTCGAGCCCTGTGGACATACCTGTTGTTGGCGTGGCTCCTCGAGAGCCAGATCTTGCTGGAAGATCCCCTAGCCGAGGTTGAGAGAGTCTACTGTGATCTCGGTCATCCAGCGGAGATGCAGGAGTTGATCAGATACATGCCCGCGGTAGGGGAACGACCTGTCGGAGAACAGGGGTTGCTCGAACGTTGGAGACGGTACGTGGAAAGACGGCGATCGGAACTTGCCAGAGATCGAGCTGCTTTGTAG
- a CDS encoding sulfite exporter TauE/SafE family protein — MLRFLGYVVIGALAGTFSGFFGIGGGIVAIPLLVMTCAFPQKLAQGTSAFMILPTVMAVGFRYFRGGNADPVVAIALAIGAIPLAYVTADLAQNVPEIFLRRGFALLLVAVAAQLWLTAPSRG; from the coding sequence ATGCTGAGATTCCTGGGATACGTGGTGATCGGGGCGCTCGCGGGGACGTTCAGCGGATTCTTCGGAATCGGAGGGGGCATCGTCGCGATCCCGCTCCTCGTGATGACCTGCGCCTTTCCGCAGAAGCTCGCGCAGGGGACATCGGCCTTCATGATCCTCCCCACGGTAATGGCGGTGGGCTTCCGGTACTTTCGCGGGGGGAACGCCGACCCCGTGGTCGCGATCGCCCTCGCCATCGGCGCGATCCCGCTCGCCTACGTCACCGCCGATCTCGCGCAGAACGTCCCCGAGATCTTCCTGCGCCGGGGGTTCGCCCTGCTCCTCGTGGCGGTCGCCGCGCAGCTCTGGCTCACCGCCCCGTCGCGGGGGTGA
- a CDS encoding sulfatase, with protein sequence MIFITVDTLRADRLGSYGSTATKTPRLDALGRESVVFRRAYATLPRTAPALSSLMTGHYPSTHGVRRNGAVLVDSEVTLAERLRGAGYTTAAFVSNKVMNSKHGLEQGFSLFDENLPDPVITRHESERVATKLVDAALAWADRPHAKPIFLWVHFIDPHGPYTPPGFESKNPPAARTLRVSESNFDVDAIPAYQALPGRIDPDEYVGRYNGEVDYTDAQVGRLLDGLRARGLTDGAYVLFSADHGESLGDHHRWFQHGSSLFEPQMQIPLMIRGPNVAPHEESVAVSSVDVVPTFLELLSLPMPADLQGMSLRALLAGGEGGAAAAASIRERLLFTELWDKRGVISGNWKLIWKIGESAAELYDVAADPEEMNDVSLAHADVVKPMLAAITRFSRENTKDESPLDDEETRKTLKALGYVN encoded by the coding sequence GTGATCTTCATCACCGTGGACACACTGCGCGCCGACAGACTCGGCTCCTACGGCTCGACGGCGACGAAGACCCCGCGACTCGACGCCCTCGGCCGAGAGAGCGTCGTCTTCCGTCGCGCCTACGCGACGCTGCCGCGCACGGCCCCCGCCCTCTCGTCGCTCATGACCGGGCACTACCCCTCCACCCACGGCGTGCGGCGCAACGGAGCCGTCCTCGTCGACTCCGAGGTGACGCTCGCCGAAAGGCTCCGGGGCGCCGGCTACACGACGGCGGCGTTCGTCAGCAACAAGGTGATGAACTCGAAGCACGGCCTCGAGCAGGGGTTCTCCCTCTTCGACGAGAACCTCCCCGACCCGGTGATCACGCGCCACGAGTCGGAACGGGTCGCGACGAAGCTCGTCGACGCGGCGCTCGCCTGGGCCGATCGGCCGCACGCGAAGCCCATCTTCCTCTGGGTGCACTTCATCGATCCCCACGGCCCGTACACCCCCCCCGGCTTCGAGTCGAAGAATCCTCCCGCCGCGCGCACGCTCCGGGTCTCGGAGTCGAACTTCGACGTTGACGCCATCCCCGCCTACCAGGCGCTGCCCGGAAGGATCGACCCCGACGAGTACGTCGGGCGCTACAACGGCGAGGTGGACTACACCGACGCGCAGGTGGGGCGCCTCCTCGACGGGTTGCGCGCACGAGGGCTAACCGACGGCGCGTACGTCCTTTTTTCGGCCGACCACGGCGAGTCGCTCGGGGATCACCATCGCTGGTTCCAGCACGGGAGCAGCCTCTTCGAGCCGCAGATGCAGATCCCCCTGATGATCCGCGGACCGAACGTGGCGCCTCACGAGGAGAGCGTGGCGGTCAGCTCGGTGGACGTCGTCCCGACCTTTCTCGAGCTGCTCTCTCTCCCGATGCCGGCGGACCTCCAGGGGATGAGCCTGAGGGCCCTTCTCGCCGGGGGCGAGGGGGGCGCCGCGGCGGCCGCGTCCATCCGGGAGAGGCTCCTCTTCACCGAGCTGTGGGACAAGCGCGGGGTCATCTCGGGGAACTGGAAGCTGATCTGGAAGATCGGGGAGAGCGCCGCGGAGCTCTACGACGTCGCGGCGGATCCCGAGGAGATGAACGACGTGTCTCTCGCGCACGCCGACGTCGTGAAGCCGATGCTCGCCGCGATCACCCGCTTCTCCCGCGAGAACACGAAGGACGAGTCCCCTCTCGACGACGAGGAGACCCGGAAGACCCTGAAGGCGCTCGGTTACGTCAACTAG